One Streptomyces fagopyri DNA window includes the following coding sequences:
- a CDS encoding S28 family serine protease codes for MRKALRWLLALTVLIGTLSTAGAATAAQPEATTGTTTGDIKDRLLAIPGMSLIEEKPYTGYRFFVLAYTQPIDHRHPSRGTFQQRITVLHKDTARPTVFYTGGYNVSTTPSRREPTQIVDGNQVSMEYRFFTPSRPAPADWSKLDIWQAASDQHRIFEALKPVYTRKWISTGGSKGGMTATYYERFYPRDMDGVVAYVAPNDVVNDEDSAYDRFFRNVGTKECRDRLNAVQREALERREPLERKYAQYAADNGYTFTTIGSLDKAYEAVVLDYVWGFWQYSLLADCATIPADAPHATDDAIWDSVDTISGFSAYADQGLETYTPYCYQAGTQLGAPTIHFPYIEKKLIRYGYQPPRNFVPRSIPMTFQRSAMRDVDTWVAHHAHHMLYVYGQNDPWGAERFRLGKGARDAYVFTAPGLNHGANVAGLVPDEKALATARILQWAGVASSAVQADPSAARPLAGFDARLDRRDIEREPALRP; via the coding sequence ATGCGCAAGGCGCTCAGATGGCTGCTGGCGCTCACGGTGCTCATAGGCACACTGAGCACGGCCGGGGCGGCCACCGCCGCCCAGCCGGAGGCCACCACCGGCACGACCACCGGGGACATCAAGGACCGTCTCCTCGCGATACCGGGCATGAGCCTGATCGAGGAGAAGCCGTACACCGGATACCGCTTCTTCGTCCTCGCCTACACCCAGCCGATCGACCACCGGCACCCGTCCAGAGGGACGTTCCAGCAGCGCATCACGGTGCTGCACAAGGACACCGCGCGCCCGACGGTCTTCTACACCGGCGGCTACAACGTCTCCACGACCCCGAGCCGCCGCGAGCCGACCCAGATCGTGGACGGCAACCAGGTCTCGATGGAGTACCGCTTCTTCACCCCGTCCCGCCCCGCGCCGGCCGACTGGTCCAAGCTCGACATCTGGCAGGCCGCCAGTGACCAGCACCGCATCTTCGAGGCGCTCAAGCCGGTCTACACGCGGAAGTGGATCTCGACGGGCGGCTCCAAGGGCGGGATGACCGCCACGTACTACGAGCGCTTCTACCCGCGCGACATGGACGGCGTCGTCGCCTACGTCGCCCCCAACGACGTGGTGAACGACGAGGACTCGGCGTACGACCGCTTCTTCAGGAACGTCGGCACCAAGGAGTGCCGCGACCGGCTGAACGCGGTGCAGCGCGAGGCGCTGGAGCGCCGGGAGCCGCTGGAGAGGAAGTACGCCCAGTACGCCGCCGACAACGGCTACACCTTCACCACGATCGGCAGCCTGGACAAGGCGTACGAGGCCGTCGTCCTCGACTACGTGTGGGGTTTTTGGCAGTACAGCCTGCTCGCGGACTGTGCGACCATCCCGGCCGACGCGCCGCACGCCACGGACGACGCGATCTGGGACTCCGTCGACACCATCTCCGGCTTCTCGGCCTACGCCGACCAGGGCCTGGAGACGTACACGCCCTACTGCTACCAGGCGGGCACGCAGCTCGGCGCGCCCACGATCCACTTCCCGTACATCGAGAAGAAGCTGATCCGCTACGGCTACCAGCCGCCGCGGAACTTCGTGCCGCGCTCCATCCCGATGACGTTCCAGCGGTCGGCGATGCGGGACGTGGACACCTGGGTCGCGCACCACGCCCACCACATGCTGTACGTCTACGGCCAGAACGACCCGTGGGGCGCGGAGCGCTTCCGCCTCGGCAAGGGCGCCCGTGACGCGTACGTCTTCACGGCGCCCGGCCTCAACCACGGTGCCAACGTCGCCGGTCTCGTCCCCGACGAGAAGGCCCTCGCGACGGCCCGCATCCTGCAATGGGCCGGCGTCGCCTCCTCCGCCGTCCAGGCCGACCCGTCGGCGGCCCGGCCGCTGGCCGGCTTCGACGCGAGGCTCGACCGGCGCGACATCGAGCGCGAGCCCGCGCTGCGCCCGTGA
- a CDS encoding glycoside hydrolase family 3 protein produces the protein MRDSSTGSTAQPSRRTVLAATAGTTAALALSTAPARAAGGRHDETSLRALISRMTLEEKVGQLFVMRVYGHSATAPDQADIDANLAELGVRTAAELITRYRVGGIIYFTWAHNTRDPHQIAALSNGIQRVSLAQPRGLPVLISTDQEHGIVARVGKPATLFPGAMALGAGRSREDARTVGRLSGTELRALGIRQDYSPVADVNVNPANPVIGVRSFGADPEAVAGLVTAEVRGYRGAGVAATSKHFPGHGDTAVDSHFGFPVITHSRELWSDLDAVPFRAAIRAGIDSIMTAHIMVPALDPAGDPATLSRPILTGILREELGYDGVVVTDSLGMEGVRTKYGDDRVPVLALKAGVDQLLNPPSIDVAWHAVLDAVRGGELTEARLDESILRVLRLKAGLGLLEDPYVSDAGVDRAVGTPAHLRAADRIAERTTTLLVNQRSLLPLSRRTHKNVLVVGADPASPSGTDGPPTTVLATALTALGFTATALSTGTTPTAAVIDTAAAAAAGADAVIVGTYNVTAASSQRTLVDRLAATGVPVVVIALRNPYDVAQLPSAGAHLAAYSWTDVELRAAARVIAGRAKPRGRLPVAVQRADDPAQVLYPIGYGMTY, from the coding sequence GTGCGCGACTCCAGCACGGGAAGCACCGCACAACCGTCCAGACGAACGGTCCTCGCCGCCACCGCCGGAACCACCGCCGCCCTCGCCCTGAGCACGGCCCCCGCGCGGGCCGCCGGTGGCCGGCATGACGAAACGTCACTCCGCGCCCTGATCTCCCGCATGACGCTGGAGGAGAAGGTCGGCCAGCTCTTCGTGATGCGGGTGTACGGCCATTCGGCCACCGCCCCCGACCAGGCCGACATCGACGCCAACCTCGCGGAACTCGGCGTCAGAACGGCCGCCGAACTGATCACCCGCTATCGCGTCGGCGGCATCATCTACTTCACGTGGGCCCACAACACCCGCGACCCGCACCAGATCGCGGCGCTGTCCAACGGCATCCAGCGGGTCTCCCTGGCCCAGCCGCGCGGCCTTCCCGTGCTGATCTCCACCGACCAGGAGCACGGCATAGTGGCCCGGGTCGGCAAACCCGCGACGCTCTTCCCGGGCGCGATGGCGCTGGGCGCGGGCCGCTCGCGGGAGGACGCCCGCACCGTGGGGCGGCTCAGCGGGACCGAACTGCGCGCGCTCGGCATCCGGCAGGACTACTCCCCGGTCGCCGACGTGAACGTCAACCCGGCCAACCCGGTCATCGGCGTACGCTCCTTCGGCGCCGACCCGGAAGCGGTGGCCGGGCTGGTGACGGCCGAGGTGCGGGGATACCGCGGCGCGGGCGTGGCGGCCACGTCCAAGCACTTCCCGGGGCACGGTGACACCGCCGTGGACAGTCACTTCGGCTTCCCGGTCATCACGCACAGCCGTGAGCTGTGGTCGGACCTCGACGCCGTGCCCTTCCGCGCCGCGATCCGGGCCGGCATCGACTCGATCATGACCGCCCACATCATGGTCCCGGCGCTCGACCCGGCCGGCGATCCGGCCACGCTCTCCCGCCCGATCCTCACCGGCATCCTGCGGGAGGAACTCGGCTACGACGGCGTCGTGGTGACGGACTCGCTCGGCATGGAGGGCGTGCGCACGAAGTACGGCGACGACCGCGTCCCCGTGCTGGCCCTGAAGGCCGGTGTCGACCAGCTCCTCAACCCGCCGTCCATCGACGTCGCCTGGCACGCCGTGCTCGACGCGGTGCGCGGCGGCGAGCTGACCGAGGCCCGCCTCGACGAGTCGATCCTGCGCGTCCTGCGCCTCAAGGCGGGGCTCGGGCTGCTGGAGGACCCGTACGTCAGCGACGCCGGGGTCGACCGCGCCGTCGGTACCCCGGCCCACCTCAGGGCGGCCGACCGGATCGCCGAACGCACGACGACCCTGCTCGTCAACCAGCGGAGCCTGCTGCCGCTCTCCCGCCGTACGCACAAGAACGTGCTCGTCGTGGGCGCCGACCCCGCCTCGCCCTCCGGCACCGACGGTCCGCCCACCACCGTCCTCGCGACCGCCCTGACCGCGCTGGGCTTCACGGCGACGGCGCTGTCCACGGGGACGACACCCACCGCCGCGGTCATCGACACGGCGGCCGCGGCCGCCGCCGGAGCGGACGCCGTGATCGTCGGAACGTACAACGTCACGGCGGCCAGCTCCCAGCGGACACTCGTCGACCGGCTGGCCGCCACCGGGGTCCCGGTCGTCGTCATCGCCCTCCGTAATCCGTACGACGTGGCCCAGCTGCCTTCCGCCGGCGCCCACTTGGCGGCGTACTCCTGGACGGACGTCGAACTGCGGGCCGCGGCACGGGTGATCGCCGGCCGGGCGAAGCCGCGGGGCAGGCTTCCGGTCGCGGTGCAGCGGGCGGACGACCCTGCTCAGGTGCTGTATCCGATCGGCTACGGAATGACGTACTAG
- the hemC gene encoding hydroxymethylbilane synthase: MSAPELIRIVSRDSPMALAQVERVRAELSALHPEIRTEVVPVKTTGDKWMGDLSKVEGKGAFTKEVDAALLAGEADLAVHCVKDIPADRPLPAGTMFAAFLARDDIRDALIHPAGLTLDELPQGARIGTSSVRRVAQLAASHPHLECVPFRGNANRRLEKLAAGEADALLLAVSGLERIGRTDVISEVLSPETMMPPIGAGILALQCREGDSELIETVSDLGDPDTHREATAERMFLHVLQGHCNSPIAGYAKVDRGGELSLRACVFTPDGKTVLNAHEWAGRLDAATLGTSVAVALLRQGARELIDGIPH, encoded by the coding sequence ATGTCGGCCCCGGAACTGATCCGTATCGTCTCCCGCGACTCCCCCATGGCCTTGGCCCAAGTGGAGCGCGTACGCGCCGAGTTGAGCGCGCTGCATCCAGAGATCCGCACCGAGGTCGTCCCGGTGAAGACGACCGGCGACAAGTGGATGGGCGACCTCTCCAAGGTCGAGGGCAAGGGCGCGTTCACCAAGGAGGTCGACGCGGCGCTGCTGGCGGGCGAGGCCGATCTCGCGGTGCACTGCGTGAAGGACATCCCGGCGGACCGTCCGCTGCCCGCGGGAACGATGTTCGCCGCCTTCCTGGCCCGGGACGACATCCGCGACGCGCTGATCCACCCCGCCGGGCTCACCCTGGACGAGCTGCCGCAGGGCGCCCGGATCGGCACCTCCTCCGTACGGCGCGTCGCACAGCTCGCCGCCTCGCACCCGCACCTGGAGTGCGTGCCGTTCCGGGGCAACGCCAACCGCCGGCTGGAGAAGCTGGCGGCGGGTGAGGCGGACGCGCTGCTGCTCGCGGTGTCCGGGCTCGAACGCATCGGCCGTACGGACGTGATCAGCGAGGTCCTGTCGCCCGAGACGATGATGCCGCCGATCGGCGCGGGCATCCTGGCCCTCCAGTGCCGCGAGGGCGACTCGGAGCTGATCGAGACGGTCAGCGACCTCGGCGACCCGGACACGCACCGCGAGGCGACCGCGGAGCGCATGTTCCTGCACGTCCTGCAGGGCCACTGCAACTCGCCGATCGCGGGCTACGCGAAGGTCGACCGCGGTGGCGAACTGAGCCTGCGCGCCTGCGTGTTCACCCCGGACGGCAAGACGGTCCTGAACGCGCACGAGTGGGCGGGCCGGCTGGACGCCGCGACCCTCGGCACGTCGGTCGCCGTCGCCCTGCTGCGCCAGGGAGCCCGCGAGCTGATCGACGGCATCCCGCACTGA
- a CDS encoding sugar phosphate isomerase/epimerase family protein: MKLAFSTLGVPALPVPDVVRLAATHGYHGVELRAHPEEPVHPGLGPAERAEVVAAFEAGGVEIMGLAGYARVAAPGDDGPVVAEIRELLDLARDLSAPFVRVFPGASAEQSSEEADATAARRLGTAAEYAADLGVRILLETHDSHRTGADATRILGLVGHHHVGALWDVMHTWLGGEEPPSTYAALCTYLGYVQVKDIASAEDTTPLPLGAGVLPLAECVELLSREGWDGWLCWEYEKRWYEAAAPLPDLLSPGRDHLARLLNESA, translated from the coding sequence ATGAAGCTGGCCTTCTCCACGCTCGGCGTGCCCGCGCTCCCCGTCCCCGACGTCGTACGACTCGCCGCCACGCACGGCTATCACGGCGTGGAACTCCGCGCGCACCCCGAGGAGCCGGTGCACCCGGGGCTCGGGCCGGCCGAGCGGGCCGAGGTCGTCGCCGCGTTCGAGGCGGGCGGTGTGGAGATCATGGGTCTGGCCGGGTACGCGCGGGTGGCGGCGCCGGGCGACGACGGCCCCGTGGTCGCCGAGATCCGCGAACTCCTGGACCTGGCCCGGGACCTGTCGGCCCCCTTCGTCCGTGTCTTCCCGGGCGCGAGTGCCGAGCAGAGCTCCGAGGAGGCCGACGCGACGGCGGCCCGACGGCTCGGCACGGCCGCGGAGTACGCCGCCGACCTGGGCGTACGCATCCTGCTGGAGACCCACGACTCGCACCGCACCGGCGCGGACGCGACGCGGATCCTGGGCCTGGTCGGCCATCACCACGTGGGCGCGCTGTGGGACGTCATGCACACCTGGCTCGGCGGCGAGGAGCCGCCGTCGACGTACGCGGCCCTGTGCACGTACCTCGGCTATGTACAGGTCAAGGACATCGCGTCCGCCGAGGACACGACCCCGCTCCCGCTGGGCGCGGGCGTTCTGCCGCTCGCGGAGTGTGTGGAGCTGCTCTCCCGGGAGGGCTGGGACGGCTGGCTGTGCTGGGAGTACGAGAAGCGGTGGTACGAGGCCGCCGCGCCGCTTCCGGACCTGCTGAGTCCGGGCCGGGACCACCTCGCGCGTCTGCTGAACGAGTCGGCGTAG
- a CDS encoding bifunctional helix-turn-helix transcriptional regulator/GNAT family N-acetyltransferase, which produces MTVQDIRSFNRFYTNVIGALDYGRHLYAPYTLTESRVLYELAHSPRTDATDLRGELSLDSGYLSRILNKFEQHGLIERTPSERDPRRRRITLTRQGRETAAVLDERSRESVGALLATVPAGDRPRLAEAMHTVRTLLSPRHPAPSARRHREDVVLREPVPGDLGWIVQRNAALYAAEYGWNTDYEGLVARIVADFAEDHDPHLERVWIAELAGRPVGCVMCVRDDAPGAARLRLLLVEPDARGLGIGDRLVEAVVGFARDGGYRDLVLWTNDVLTAAGHVYRRHGFSLVAEKPHRSFGADLVGQDWRLDLHVSPG; this is translated from the coding sequence ATGACCGTCCAGGACATCCGCTCCTTCAACCGCTTCTACACGAACGTCATCGGCGCACTCGACTACGGCCGCCACCTCTACGCCCCGTACACCCTCACCGAGTCACGCGTGCTGTACGAGCTCGCGCACTCCCCGCGCACCGACGCCACCGACCTCCGCGGCGAACTGTCGTTGGACTCCGGATACTTGAGCCGCATCCTGAACAAGTTCGAGCAGCACGGCCTGATCGAGCGGACCCCCTCGGAGCGCGATCCGCGCCGCCGCCGGATCACGCTCACGCGGCAGGGCCGGGAGACCGCGGCCGTCCTGGACGAACGCTCCCGGGAATCCGTCGGCGCCCTGCTCGCGACCGTCCCGGCCGGCGACCGCCCCCGTCTCGCCGAGGCGATGCACACCGTGCGCACACTCCTGTCCCCCCGTCACCCCGCCCCGAGCGCGCGCCGCCACCGCGAGGACGTCGTGCTGCGCGAGCCCGTCCCCGGCGACCTCGGCTGGATCGTGCAGCGCAACGCCGCGCTGTACGCCGCCGAGTACGGCTGGAACACCGACTACGAGGGCCTGGTCGCCCGGATCGTCGCGGACTTCGCCGAGGACCACGATCCGCACCTGGAGCGGGTCTGGATCGCCGAGCTGGCCGGGCGGCCGGTGGGCTGTGTGATGTGCGTGCGGGACGACGCCCCGGGAGCGGCCCGGCTGCGTCTGCTGCTCGTCGAGCCGGACGCCCGCGGCCTGGGCATCGGCGACCGGCTGGTCGAGGCGGTCGTCGGTTTCGCGCGGGACGGCGGCTACCGGGACCTCGTCCTGTGGACCAACGACGTCCTGACCGCGGCCGGCCACGTCTACCGGCGCCACGGCTTCTCCCTGGTCGCCGAGAAACCGCACCGTTCCTTCGGCGCGGATCTCGTCGGCCAGGACTGGCGGCTCGACCTGCACGTCTCCCCCGGATGA
- a CDS encoding alkaline phosphatase family protein: MTELTRRRLLGSAAGALGGAAALSLLPPSVQKAVAAGPPRHGSLRDIEHVVLLMQENRSFDHYFGTLSGVRGFADPHALELDTGRSVFYQPDAVNPKGYLLPFHLDTHTSSAQAIPSTSHAWAVQHEAWNGGRMDRWLPAHRKADGANGPYVMGYYTREDIPFQFALAETFTICDNYFCSVFGPTWPNRLYWMTGTIDPGGTQGGPVLVNKAPTPYRWTTYAERLQAAGVGWKVYQQDDDYGCNMLEQFANFRAAQPGSDLYERGVRPQPEGTFEDDARNDRLPAVSWIMPTSYQSEHPDYLPAAGADFVASKIEAIASNPKVWRKTAFILNYDENDGLFDHVPPPTPADGTAGEFVQGLPIGGGFRVPAIIVSPWTVGGWVATEAFDHTSALQFLERFTGVEEPNVSDWRRSAFGDLTSAFRFSHSRPRAPRLPDDTAEQLEKAKEEVATLPKPTLPGADQSFPHQEKGRRPRV, from the coding sequence ATGACCGAGTTGACGCGTCGTAGACTCCTGGGTTCGGCCGCCGGCGCGCTGGGCGGCGCCGCGGCACTCTCCCTCCTCCCGCCGAGCGTCCAGAAGGCCGTCGCGGCCGGACCGCCCCGGCACGGTTCGCTCCGCGACATCGAGCACGTCGTCCTGCTGATGCAGGAGAACCGGTCCTTCGACCACTACTTCGGCACGTTGTCGGGCGTCCGGGGTTTCGCCGACCCCCACGCGCTGGAGCTCGACACCGGCCGGTCGGTGTTCTACCAGCCCGACGCCGTGAACCCGAAGGGCTACCTGCTCCCCTTCCACCTCGACACCCACACGTCCAGTGCCCAGGCCATCCCCTCCACGAGCCACGCGTGGGCGGTGCAGCACGAGGCGTGGAACGGCGGCAGGATGGACCGGTGGCTGCCGGCGCACCGCAAGGCGGACGGGGCGAACGGCCCGTATGTGATGGGGTACTACACGCGCGAGGACATCCCGTTCCAGTTCGCGCTCGCCGAGACGTTCACCATCTGCGACAACTATTTCTGCTCGGTGTTCGGGCCCACCTGGCCCAACCGGCTGTACTGGATGACCGGGACGATCGACCCGGGCGGGACGCAGGGCGGGCCCGTCCTCGTCAACAAGGCGCCGACGCCGTACCGGTGGACGACGTACGCGGAGCGGCTTCAGGCGGCCGGGGTCGGCTGGAAGGTGTACCAGCAGGACGACGACTACGGCTGCAACATGCTGGAGCAGTTCGCGAACTTCCGGGCCGCGCAGCCGGGATCCGACCTGTACGAGCGCGGGGTGCGGCCGCAGCCGGAAGGGACGTTCGAGGACGACGCCCGCAACGACCGGCTGCCGGCCGTGTCGTGGATCATGCCGACCAGTTACCAGTCGGAGCATCCGGACTATCTGCCCGCGGCGGGTGCGGACTTCGTCGCCTCGAAGATCGAGGCGATCGCGTCGAACCCGAAGGTGTGGCGGAAGACGGCGTTCATCCTCAACTACGACGAGAACGACGGCCTGTTCGACCATGTGCCGCCGCCCACGCCGGCGGACGGGACGGCCGGCGAGTTCGTGCAGGGGCTGCCGATCGGGGGTGGGTTCCGGGTGCCCGCGATCATCGTCTCGCCGTGGACGGTGGGAGGCTGGGTGGCGACGGAGGCGTTCGACCACACGTCGGCGCTGCAGTTCCTGGAGCGGTTCACCGGGGTCGAGGAGCCCAACGTCAGCGACTGGCGCCGGTCGGCGTTCGGTGACCTCACGTCCGCGTTCCGTTTCTCCCACTCCCGTCCGCGCGCGCCGCGGCTGCCGGACGACACGGCGGAGCAGTTGGAGAAGGCGAAGGAGGAGGTGGCGACACTGCCGAAGCCGACGCTTCCCGGTGCCGATCAGTCCTTCCCGCATCAGGAGAAGGGGCGTCGGCCGCGCGTCTGA
- a CDS encoding LacI family DNA-binding transcriptional regulator yields MTVTLADVAARAQVSPATVSRVLNGNYPVAASTRERVLRAVDELDYVLNGPASSLAAATSDLVGILVNDIADPFFGIMAAAIQSEIEGPGGRAGGERLGVVCNTGGIAERELTYLTLLQRQRAAAVVLTGGAVEDAPHAAAVAAKLRKLGDAGTQVVLCGRPPAPEAPGAIALTFDNRGGGRQLTEHLIGLGHRRMGYIAGPEERTTTRHRLEGHRAALAAHGIEDDPRWTVHGRYDRRSGYEATVELLRREPGLTAVVAANDTVALGACAALRDAGLRIPDEVSVAGFDDLPFSVDAVPALTTVRLPLSEAGARAGRVAMGREEAPPGGIARVRGELMVRGSTGAPRGEGPRSSA; encoded by the coding sequence ATGACCGTGACCCTGGCGGACGTGGCGGCGCGTGCACAGGTCTCGCCCGCGACCGTGTCCCGGGTGCTGAACGGGAACTATCCCGTCGCGGCGTCCACGCGCGAACGGGTGCTGCGCGCGGTGGACGAGCTGGACTACGTCCTGAACGGACCCGCGAGTTCGCTGGCCGCCGCCACCTCCGACCTGGTCGGGATCCTGGTCAACGACATCGCCGACCCGTTCTTCGGGATCATGGCAGCGGCGATCCAGTCGGAGATCGAGGGTCCCGGGGGGCGTGCGGGCGGCGAGCGGCTCGGGGTGGTGTGCAACACCGGCGGCATCGCGGAGCGCGAGCTGACGTACCTCACACTGCTCCAGCGTCAGCGCGCCGCCGCAGTCGTGCTGACCGGCGGCGCCGTCGAGGACGCGCCGCACGCGGCGGCGGTCGCGGCGAAGCTGCGCAAGCTCGGGGACGCGGGGACCCAGGTGGTCCTGTGCGGGCGCCCGCCGGCGCCGGAGGCTCCCGGGGCGATCGCGCTCACCTTCGACAACCGGGGTGGCGGCCGGCAGCTCACCGAGCATCTGATCGGGCTCGGGCACCGGCGGATGGGGTACATCGCGGGGCCCGAGGAGCGGACCACGACCCGGCACCGACTCGAAGGCCACCGCGCCGCGCTCGCCGCGCACGGGATCGAGGACGATCCGCGGTGGACCGTGCACGGACGCTACGACCGTCGCTCGGGGTACGAGGCGACGGTGGAACTCCTGCGCAGGGAGCCCGGGCTGACGGCTGTCGTCGCCGCGAACGACACCGTCGCGCTCGGTGCGTGTGCGGCGTTGCGCGACGCGGGGCTGCGGATCCCGGACGAGGTGTCGGTCGCCGGGTTCGACGATCTGCCGTTCAGTGTCGACGCGGTGCCGGCGTTGACGACGGTGCGGTTGCCGTTGTCGGAGGCGGGGGCGCGGGCCGGGCGGGTGGCCATGGGCCGGGAGGAGGCTCCCCCCGGGGGGATCGCCAGGGTGCGGGGGGAGTTGATGGTGCGGGGGTCCACCGGGGCCCCCAGGGGTGAGGGCCCCCGTTCCTCCGCCTGA
- a CDS encoding Gfo/Idh/MocA family protein, which yields MTRKTVRIAMNGVTGRMGYRQHLVRSVLALRDQGGLDLGDGTTLWPEPVLVGRREHALRALAERHGLEHWSTDLDAVLADPAVDLYFDAQVTSAREEAIRKAVAAGKHVYTEKPTATGLDGALELARLAGAKGVRHGVVQDKLFLPGLLKLKRLIDGGFFGRILSVRGEFGYWVFEGDWQPAQRPSWNYRAEDGGGIVVDMFPHWEYVLHELFGRVTSVQALITTHVPQRWDERGKPYDATADDAAYGVFELEGGAVAQINSSWAVRVNRDELVEFQVDGTEGSAVAGLRDCRVQHRSATPKPVWNPDIPAAYSFRDQWQEVPDNTEFDNGFKAQWELFLRHVYADAPYRWDLLAGARGVQLAELGLKSSAEGRRLDVPEISL from the coding sequence GTGACACGCAAGACGGTGCGTATCGCCATGAACGGCGTGACGGGACGCATGGGGTACCGCCAGCACCTCGTCCGCTCGGTTCTCGCCCTGCGCGACCAGGGCGGCCTGGATCTGGGTGACGGCACGACGCTGTGGCCCGAGCCGGTCCTCGTCGGCCGCCGCGAGCACGCGCTGAGGGCGCTCGCCGAGCGGCACGGGCTGGAGCACTGGTCGACGGACCTGGACGCGGTCCTCGCCGACCCGGCCGTCGACCTCTACTTCGACGCGCAGGTCACCTCCGCCCGCGAGGAGGCCATCAGGAAGGCCGTCGCGGCCGGGAAGCACGTCTACACCGAGAAGCCGACCGCCACCGGGCTGGACGGCGCCCTGGAACTGGCCCGGCTCGCGGGCGCGAAGGGCGTCAGACACGGGGTCGTGCAGGACAAGCTCTTCCTCCCGGGGCTGCTGAAGCTCAAGCGTCTGATCGACGGCGGCTTCTTCGGGCGGATCCTGTCCGTGCGGGGGGAGTTCGGCTACTGGGTCTTCGAGGGCGACTGGCAGCCGGCCCAGCGCCCCTCCTGGAACTACCGCGCCGAGGACGGCGGCGGCATCGTCGTCGACATGTTCCCGCACTGGGAGTACGTCCTGCACGAGCTCTTCGGCCGGGTCACCTCCGTCCAGGCGCTCATTACCACCCACGTCCCGCAGCGGTGGGACGAGCGGGGCAAGCCGTACGACGCGACGGCCGACGACGCCGCGTACGGCGTCTTCGAGCTGGAGGGCGGTGCCGTCGCCCAGATCAACTCCTCCTGGGCCGTGCGCGTCAACCGTGACGAACTGGTCGAGTTCCAGGTCGACGGCACGGAGGGATCTGCTGTCGCCGGGCTGCGCGACTGCCGTGTCCAGCACCGCTCCGCCACCCCCAAGCCGGTCTGGAACCCCGACATCCCAGCCGCGTACTCCTTCCGCGACCAGTGGCAGGAGGTCCCCGACAACACGGAGTTCGACAACGGTTTCAAAGCCCAGTGGGAGTTGTTCCTGCGGCACGTCTACGCGGACGCGCCCTACCGCTGGGACCTGTTGGCCGGCGCCCGCGGTGTCCAGCTCGCGGAACTGGGCCTCAAGTCCTCGGCCGAGGGCCGCCGTCTCGACGTACCGGAGATCTCGCTGTGA
- a CDS encoding dihydrodipicolinate synthase family protein, whose translation MTVRLPDPTGGVRRYEPRAEPLALTAGAPFTSRTVFSAAHVVADPYADVSPDSPAAVDWDATLAFRRHLWSHGLGVAEAMDTAQRGMGLDWAGAAELIRRSAAEAKAAGGRIVCGAGTDQITSGSLAEVRAAYEEQLALVEETGAQAVLMASRALTAAARGPEDYLDVYGHLLRQASRPVVLHWLGPMFDPALEGYWGSSDPDAATDVFLEVVAARPDKVDGVKVSLLDPRREVGLRRRLPHGVRCYTGDDFHYPELIAGDEQGFSHALLGVFDPLGPLAAEAVRVLDTGDAKGFRELLDPTVELSRHLFRPPTRFYKTGVVLLAWLAGHQRHFTMVGGLQSARSLPHLARAYELADGLGLFPDPALAEDRVKNLLALYGVDQ comes from the coding sequence GTGACCGTCCGGCTGCCGGACCCGACGGGCGGGGTGAGGCGGTACGAGCCGCGCGCCGAGCCGCTCGCCCTCACCGCCGGGGCGCCCTTCACCTCCCGTACGGTCTTCTCGGCCGCGCACGTCGTCGCCGACCCGTACGCCGACGTGTCCCCCGACTCGCCCGCCGCCGTCGACTGGGACGCCACCCTCGCCTTCCGCCGCCACCTGTGGTCCCACGGGCTCGGTGTCGCCGAGGCGATGGACACCGCCCAGCGCGGGATGGGCCTGGACTGGGCGGGCGCGGCCGAACTCATCCGCCGGTCGGCCGCGGAGGCGAAGGCGGCAGGCGGCCGGATCGTGTGCGGAGCGGGGACCGACCAGATCACCTCCGGCTCCCTCGCGGAGGTCCGCGCCGCGTACGAGGAGCAGCTCGCGCTCGTCGAGGAGACCGGCGCGCAGGCCGTCCTGATGGCCTCGCGGGCGCTGACCGCCGCCGCGCGGGGCCCCGAGGACTACCTCGACGTCTATGGGCATCTCCTGCGCCAGGCCTCCCGGCCGGTGGTCCTGCACTGGCTGGGCCCGATGTTCGACCCGGCGCTGGAGGGCTACTGGGGGTCGAGCGATCCGGACGCGGCCACGGACGTCTTCCTGGAGGTGGTCGCGGCCCGTCCCGACAAGGTCGACGGCGTCAAGGTCTCCCTCCTCGACCCCCGGCGCGAGGTCGGACTCCGCCGCAGGCTCCCGCACGGGGTCCGCTGCTACACGGGCGACGACTTCCACTACCCCGAACTGATCGCGGGCGACGAACAGGGCTTCAGCCATGCCCTGCTGGGCGTCTTCGACCCGCTGGGACCACTGGCGGCCGAGGCGGTGCGCGTGCTCGACACGGGCGACGCGAAGGGGTTCCGTGAGCTGCTCGATCCCACCGTCGAGCTGTCCCGTCACCTCTTCCGGCCGCCGACCCGCTTCTACAAGACGGGAGTTGTCCTCCTGGCGTGGCTCGCCGGACACCAGCGGCACTTCACGATGGTGGGCGGCCTCCAGTCGGCCCGTTCCCTCCCGCACCTCGCGCGGGCCTACGAACTGGCCGACGGGCTGGGCCTGTTCCCCGACCCGGCCCTGGCGGAGGACCGCGTGAAGAACCTGCTCGCACTGTACGGAGTGGACCAGTGA